The region ACAATCTTGATGTTTGAATGTTTTAAAGCAAATGCTTCAAAAACCTCCAAAGTGTCGTCTTGTGAGGAGTCGTTAATTAAAACAACTTCAAAGGTTGGATAGTCTTGTTCTAATATCGAAGGTAAAAATTTTGCGATATTTTCTGCTTCGTTTTTAGCGCAAATAATAACAGAAATAGGATAGAGTGTAGAGGAAGTGTTTTCACTTTTAGAAAACGCAAAGCTTCCAAAAAGCACACCATAGTACAATACTTGAATAACCACTACAATTACAAAACTGTAGAACAATACCTCAAGTATAAGCATGTATTAAGAATGTTGAGTTTCGTTACAACTGTCAAACTGGTCTGGAGTTTTACCACAAAATCCGCAAGATTCTCCTTCTGTATTTAACATTGGATTTTGGCTTGCACAAGTACCAGCAAATTTACCATCTTTTTTTGCCCAAATTTTAATTGCAATACCTGCAAAACCTAATCCTAAAAGACCTAAAGTAAGTAATAAAAGTTTCAAAATATGTTGCTTTTTTAATGCAGCAAAGATACTAAAATTTAAAAGAAAAGATTATTAGATTTTAGTTAATGAAAATTAATATAAGAAGACATTTATTCATTAATCTTTAAAGAGATTTCTGCTACAGGAGTATCATTAGAGCGATTTTGGCTTCCGCCTTTAGGCTCAATGGATATGCTTAATCCTAAAGCATCTTCTGTGTATGGTATCTCTTGTAGACGTCTGTCTGCTTCGCTTAAAACGCCTAAGCTTACCATTTTATCTTGTAACTCTGCCCAGATTTGATACACTTTATTATCTGGTAAT is a window of Olleya sp. YS DNA encoding:
- a CDS encoding membrane or secreted protein; this translates as MKLLLLTLGLLGLGFAGIAIKIWAKKDGKFAGTCASQNPMLNTEGESCGFCGKTPDQFDSCNETQHS